In one Desulfoferula mesophila genomic region, the following are encoded:
- a CDS encoding HesA/MoeB/ThiF family protein, translating to MDSRYTMQERLAGWGTQGQSRLAAATVVILGLGGLGGTAALLLVRAGVGRLRLVDPDRVALDNLHRQMLYDEADAAQAAPKAEAAARHLARVNQEVALEPVQAEFGPDNGAELLAGADLVLDCLDRPEPRLVLNRLCLELGLPWVHAGVTATQGQVLVLRPGRGPCLRCWLPDPGEPALTSARDGILGPAAALMASLQANEALKLLLGREEALLGGMLVARLWPPRFHEVRFVRDADQPCPVCGF from the coding sequence TTGGACTCCCGCTACACCATGCAGGAGCGCCTGGCCGGGTGGGGGACCCAGGGACAGTCCCGCCTGGCGGCCGCCACGGTGGTGATCCTGGGCCTGGGCGGTTTGGGGGGCACCGCGGCCCTGCTCCTGGTCCGGGCCGGGGTGGGCCGCTTGCGCCTGGTGGACCCGGACCGGGTGGCCCTGGACAACCTGCACCGCCAAATGCTCTACGACGAGGCCGACGCGGCCCAGGCCGCTCCCAAGGCCGAGGCTGCCGCCCGGCATCTGGCTCGCGTCAACCAAGAGGTGGCCCTGGAACCGGTCCAGGCCGAGTTTGGCCCGGACAACGGAGCGGAACTGCTGGCCGGTGCGGACCTGGTCCTGGACTGCCTGGATCGTCCCGAACCACGCCTGGTGCTCAACCGCTTGTGCCTGGAGCTGGGCCTGCCCTGGGTGCACGCCGGAGTTACCGCCACCCAGGGCCAGGTGCTGGTGTTGCGCCCCGGCCGCGGCCCCTGCCTGCGCTGCTGGTTGCCCGATCCCGGCGAACCGGCCCTTACCAGCGCCCGCGACGGCATCCTGGGCCCGGCCGCCGCGCTCATGGCCTCCTTGCAGGCCAACGAGGCCCTGAAGCTGCTCCTGGGCCGCGAGGAGGCCCTGCTCGGCGGCATGCTGGTGGCCCGCCTGTGGCCGCCCCGTTTTCATGAGGTGCGCTTCGTCCGCGACGCGGACCAGCCCTGCCCGGTCTGCGGCTTTTGA
- a CDS encoding DUF2080 family transposase-associated protein: MSAPPSPGKRPAASSPPGADLSSRPVKFVVHGEEMVEKKVHQTGTSGRVYLPQAWIGKRVKVILVTK, translated from the coding sequence ATGAGCGCCCCTCCCTCCCCAGGCAAGCGCCCGGCGGCAAGTTCGCCGCCGGGCGCCGACCTTTCCTCTCGGCCGGTCAAGTTCGTGGTCCACGGCGAAGAGATGGTGGAAAAGAAGGTGCACCAGACCGGCACCAGCGGCAGGGTTTATTTGCCCCAGGCCTGGATCGGCAAGCGGGTCAAGGTTATCCTAGTTACCAAGTAA
- the thiS gene encoding sulfur carrier protein ThiS, whose amino-acid sequence MPSSITITVDGLAESVPQDTSLPQLILLHQAQHKDLIVEINGRFVHPREYEQVSFAQGDRVELIHPAFGG is encoded by the coding sequence ATGCCCTCAAGCATCACCATAACCGTGGACGGCCTGGCCGAGTCCGTACCCCAGGACACGAGCCTGCCCCAACTTATCCTTTTGCACCAGGCGCAGCACAAAGACCTGATCGTGGAGATCAACGGCCGGTTCGTGCATCCACGAGAATATGAGCAGGTAAGCTTCGCCCAAGGAGACCGGGTGGAACTCATCCACCCCGCCTTCGGGGGCTAG
- a CDS encoding xanthine dehydrogenase family protein molybdopterin-binding subunit, whose protein sequence is MSGNFSVIGGRAARKDAPDKSTGKARYIEDLKFVGELAGAMLQSSQAHAKIKSIDISKAQALPGVVAVITAQDVPDIKYGVSPARYDENLFAKDRVRYVGDEIAAVAAEDLATALKAVELIEVEYEPLPVLLTVEEAMAEGAPWIHDEFPDNVCAKVEQEFGDVEAAFAECDIIQEGSFYSKRQDGAFIEPNQCVALVDSDGVLNLHSSTQVPHYVQRTVAMVTGLGMSRVRVAKPYVGGGFGPKASATPIELASSFLAIKTGRPVRMAYTREQVFLFSRARHGFTHHMKLGAKKDGTLMALDHQATLEGGAYSSFGIATVYYAGSLLGGPYKLPNMRYQGQRIYTNKPACGAQRGHGGVIARGLFEQQLDLVAEKLGMDPIELRLKNMMETGDVTCNDLAMSSLGMRECLEAVKTGSGWAEKKGKLPPGKGIGVACGFFVSGAGYPIYRSDTYHCTIIIKADEDGGGILLYTASAEIGQGSETTMAMIAAEAVGIDYEQVRVKSGDTDFGIDLGAYSSRTTLMTGHAAKEAGENLKAMILETLAQELGIEQSRLDIKEGRIKISGDPVDFSAIRTGYIKEHRGWPDPPEGDELTFREAARLAYLRRGTVVATGKYKPPVLGGKYKGAAVGTSPAYGCSAQVAEVSVDFETGQIKVERITDAHDCGQAVNLTSVEAQMQGSVSMGLGEALFEEVKFDSQGRIINPSLGEYHIPTVMDMPETKCIVVESGEPNGPFGAKEVGEGAIMPTIPAILNAVRNATGLVLDETPLTPERVYQAFKKQKGA, encoded by the coding sequence ATGAGCGGCAACTTCTCGGTAATCGGAGGCCGGGCGGCCCGCAAGGACGCCCCCGACAAGTCCACGGGCAAGGCCCGCTACATCGAGGACCTCAAATTCGTAGGCGAGCTGGCCGGGGCCATGCTGCAATCCAGCCAGGCCCACGCCAAGATCAAGAGCATCGACATTTCCAAAGCCCAGGCTTTGCCCGGGGTGGTGGCGGTGATCACCGCCCAGGACGTGCCGGACATCAAGTACGGGGTGTCGCCGGCCCGCTACGACGAGAATCTTTTCGCCAAGGACCGGGTGCGCTACGTGGGCGACGAGATCGCCGCGGTGGCCGCCGAGGATCTGGCCACCGCGCTCAAGGCGGTGGAGCTGATCGAGGTGGAGTACGAGCCCCTGCCGGTGCTGCTCACGGTGGAGGAGGCCATGGCCGAGGGGGCTCCCTGGATCCACGACGAATTTCCCGACAACGTCTGCGCCAAGGTGGAGCAGGAGTTTGGCGACGTGGAGGCGGCCTTCGCCGAGTGCGACATCATCCAGGAGGGCAGTTTTTATTCCAAGCGTCAGGACGGGGCCTTTATCGAGCCCAACCAGTGCGTGGCCCTGGTGGACTCTGACGGGGTGCTCAACCTGCACAGCTCCACCCAGGTGCCCCACTACGTGCAGCGCACCGTGGCCATGGTCACCGGCCTGGGCATGAGCCGGGTGCGGGTGGCCAAGCCCTACGTGGGCGGCGGCTTCGGCCCCAAGGCCTCGGCCACCCCCATCGAGCTGGCCTCGAGCTTTTTGGCCATCAAGACCGGGCGTCCGGTGCGCATGGCCTACACCAGGGAGCAGGTGTTTCTTTTCAGCCGGGCCCGCCACGGCTTCACCCACCACATGAAGCTGGGGGCCAAGAAGGACGGCACCCTGATGGCCCTGGACCACCAGGCCACGCTGGAGGGCGGGGCCTACTCCTCCTTCGGCATCGCCACGGTTTACTACGCCGGCTCTCTCTTGGGCGGCCCCTACAAGCTGCCCAACATGCGCTACCAGGGCCAGCGCATCTACACCAACAAGCCCGCCTGCGGGGCCCAGCGGGGCCACGGCGGGGTTATCGCCCGGGGTCTTTTCGAGCAGCAGCTGGACCTGGTGGCCGAGAAGCTGGGCATGGACCCCATCGAGCTTCGCCTGAAGAACATGATGGAGACCGGGGACGTTACTTGCAACGACCTGGCCATGAGCAGCCTGGGCATGCGCGAGTGTTTGGAGGCGGTGAAAACCGGCTCCGGCTGGGCGGAGAAAAAGGGCAAGCTGCCGCCGGGCAAGGGCATCGGCGTGGCCTGCGGCTTCTTCGTCTCCGGCGCGGGTTATCCCATCTATCGCAGCGACACCTATCACTGCACCATCATCATCAAGGCCGACGAGGACGGCGGGGGCATTTTGCTCTACACCGCCTCGGCCGAGATCGGCCAGGGCTCTGAGACCACCATGGCCATGATCGCCGCCGAGGCGGTGGGCATCGACTACGAGCAGGTGCGGGTCAAGAGCGGCGACACCGACTTCGGCATCGACCTGGGGGCCTATTCCTCGCGCACCACCCTGATGACCGGCCACGCCGCCAAGGAGGCGGGGGAAAACCTCAAGGCCATGATTCTGGAGACCCTGGCCCAGGAGCTGGGCATCGAGCAGAGCCGCCTGGACATCAAGGAGGGCCGGATCAAGATCAGCGGCGATCCGGTGGACTTCAGCGCCATCCGCACGGGCTACATCAAGGAGCACCGCGGCTGGCCGGACCCGCCGGAGGGCGACGAGCTGACCTTCCGCGAGGCGGCGCGCCTGGCCTACCTGCGCCGGGGCACGGTGGTGGCCACGGGCAAGTACAAGCCTCCGGTCTTGGGCGGCAAGTACAAGGGCGCGGCGGTGGGCACCAGCCCGGCCTACGGCTGCTCGGCCCAGGTGGCCGAGGTGAGCGTGGACTTCGAGACGGGCCAGATCAAGGTGGAGCGCATCACGGACGCCCACGACTGCGGCCAGGCGGTGAACCTGACCAGCGTGGAGGCCCAGATGCAGGGCTCGGTGTCCATGGGCCTGGGCGAAGCGCTTTTCGAGGAGGTGAAATTCGACTCCCAGGGGCGCATCATCAATCCCAGCCTGGGCGAGTACCACATCCCCACGGTGATGGACATGCCCGAGACCAAGTGCATCGTGGTGGAGTCGGGCGAGCCCAACGGGCCCTTCGGGGCCAAGGAGGTGGGCGAGGGAGCCATCATGCCCACCATCCCGGCCATCCTCAACGCGGTGCGCAACGCCACCGGCCTAGTGCTCGATGAAACCCCGCTGACCCCCGAACGCGTCTACCAGGCGTTTAAGAAACAGAAAGGGGCATGA
- a CDS encoding ferritin: MLNEKMEAAINGQINAEIYSSYLYMSMATWFDAQTLPGMAHWMRVQAQEEWTHAIKFYNYVNDRGGRVKLSAIDGPPTDWDDALAVFKAVAEHEAKVTGLINGLMDLALSLSDHATSSFLKWFVDEQVEEEASAAEVVGQMKLAQANPSALLMLDKDLATRVFNPPVWLVI, translated from the coding sequence ATGCTCAACGAAAAAATGGAAGCGGCCATCAACGGACAAATCAACGCCGAGATCTATTCCTCTTATCTGTACATGTCCATGGCCACCTGGTTCGACGCCCAAACCCTGCCGGGCATGGCCCACTGGATGCGGGTACAGGCCCAAGAGGAGTGGACCCACGCCATCAAGTTCTACAATTATGTCAACGACCGGGGCGGCCGGGTGAAGCTCAGCGCCATCGACGGACCTCCCACCGACTGGGACGACGCCCTGGCCGTGTTCAAGGCCGTGGCCGAGCACGAGGCCAAGGTCACCGGGCTCATCAACGGGCTCATGGACCTGGCTCTCAGCCTCAGCGACCACGCCACCAGCAGCTTCTTGAAGTGGTTCGTGGACGAGCAGGTGGAAGAAGAAGCCAGCGCCGCCGAGGTGGTGGGACAGATGAAACTGGCCCAGGCCAACCCCAGCGCCCTGTTGATGCTGGACAAGGATCTGGCCACCCGCGTCTTCAACCCGCCGGTGTGGTTGGTCATCTAA
- a CDS encoding multiheme c-type cytochrome, which produces MPLLRTLTCVLALVAALALPALAAPQAPLSEATQACLDCHNDATPGIVADWRRGRMSQKTPAQALQEPEAARRVSAKKVPADLMLVAVGCAECHTGDAKAHADSFDHGGYQVHPVVTPADCARCHPQEREQYSHNLMAHARGNLINNPIYMDLALQVNGVPKVEGGKAVLTPPSALAEAESCLYCHGTEIKVEGKLTRDTGDFGEMEFPKLSGWPNRGVGRKNPDGTLGSCSACHTRHQFAIEMARSPYTCSECHKGPDVPVYKVYQVSKHGNIYYAMHKQWDMAKVPWTPGKDFTAPTCAACHVSLLSDAGGNVIAQRTHQMTDRLWVRLLGLIYAHPQPKSPETWKITNANGRTLATTLTGQPAAKFLIDAHEQKARQERMAKVCGACHAQGWVQGQFARLDQTVKDSDAMVLAATRLMMEAWQKGLAQGPPKASPFDEYVEMLWTRQWLFYANSTRFASAMMGADMGVFDNGRWDMNKTVRHLEDWIKVHQKP; this is translated from the coding sequence ATGCCCCTGTTGCGAACCCTGACCTGCGTGCTGGCCCTGGTGGCGGCCCTGGCCCTCCCGGCCCTGGCCGCGCCCCAGGCCCCCCTCAGCGAAGCCACCCAGGCCTGTCTGGACTGCCACAACGACGCCACCCCCGGCATCGTGGCCGACTGGCGGCGGGGCCGCATGTCCCAGAAGACCCCGGCCCAGGCCCTCCAGGAGCCCGAGGCGGCCCGCCGGGTGTCGGCCAAAAAGGTTCCCGCCGATCTGATGCTGGTGGCTGTGGGCTGCGCCGAATGCCACACCGGCGACGCCAAGGCCCACGCCGACAGCTTCGATCACGGGGGCTACCAGGTGCACCCGGTGGTCACCCCGGCCGACTGCGCCCGCTGCCATCCCCAGGAGCGGGAGCAGTATAGCCACAACCTCATGGCCCACGCCAGGGGCAACCTGATCAACAACCCCATCTACATGGACCTGGCTTTGCAGGTCAACGGCGTGCCCAAGGTGGAGGGCGGCAAGGCCGTGCTTACGCCGCCCAGCGCCCTGGCCGAGGCCGAGTCCTGCCTCTATTGCCACGGAACCGAGATCAAGGTGGAGGGCAAGCTCACCCGCGACACCGGGGACTTCGGGGAAATGGAGTTCCCCAAGCTGAGCGGCTGGCCCAACCGGGGGGTGGGCCGCAAGAATCCCGACGGCACCTTGGGCTCATGCAGCGCCTGCCACACCCGCCACCAGTTCGCCATAGAGATGGCCCGTTCGCCCTACACCTGCTCCGAGTGCCACAAGGGCCCCGACGTGCCGGTGTACAAGGTGTATCAGGTGAGCAAGCACGGCAACATCTACTACGCCATGCACAAGCAGTGGGACATGGCCAAGGTGCCCTGGACCCCGGGCAAGGACTTCACCGCTCCCACCTGCGCGGCCTGCCACGTCAGCCTCTTGAGCGACGCGGGGGGCAACGTCATCGCCCAGCGCACCCATCAGATGACCGACCGGCTGTGGGTGCGTCTGCTGGGGCTCATCTACGCCCACCCCCAGCCCAAGAGCCCCGAGACCTGGAAGATAACCAACGCCAACGGGCGAACCCTGGCCACCACTCTCACCGGCCAGCCGGCCGCCAAGTTCCTCATTGACGCCCATGAACAGAAGGCGCGCCAAGAGCGCATGGCCAAGGTGTGCGGGGCCTGCCACGCCCAGGGCTGGGTGCAGGGCCAGTTCGCCCGCCTGGACCAGACCGTCAAGGACTCCGACGCCATGGTCCTGGCCGCCACCCGTCTGATGATGGAGGCCTGGCAAAAGGGCTTGGCCCAGGGCCCGCCCAAGGCGAGCCCCTTTGACGAATACGTGGAGATGCTGTGGACCAGGCAGTGGCTGTTCTACGCCAACTCCACCCGCTTCGCCTCGGCCATGATGGGCGCGGACATGGGGGTGTTCGACAACGGCCGCTGGGACATGAACAAAACGGTGCGTCACCTCGAAGACTGGATCAAGGTGCACCAGAAGCCCTAG